In Amycolatopsis endophytica, the following are encoded in one genomic region:
- a CDS encoding GTP-binding protein: protein MAFAGSEPRRNVSATVVKLLIAGGFGVGKTTMVGSVSEISPLRTEEAITQASAGVDDLTGVESKTTTTVALDFGRITINPELILYLFGTPGQDRFWFMWDELAQGALGAVVLADTRRLESCFPAVDFFEQRGLPFVVGVNCFDNAYRYGTEEVRAALELDDTVPILLCDARDRESTKQVLVILMQHVMANARPNASLEPTRPAPGGW from the coding sequence ATGGCATTCGCAGGCTCTGAGCCTCGGCGGAACGTATCCGCCACCGTGGTGAAACTGCTGATCGCAGGCGGTTTCGGGGTCGGCAAGACCACCATGGTCGGTTCGGTGAGCGAGATCTCCCCGCTGCGGACGGAGGAGGCGATCACCCAGGCCAGCGCCGGGGTGGACGATCTGACCGGCGTGGAGAGCAAGACGACCACGACGGTGGCGCTCGACTTCGGCCGCATCACGATCAACCCCGAGCTGATCCTGTACCTGTTCGGCACGCCGGGGCAGGACCGGTTCTGGTTCATGTGGGACGAGCTCGCCCAGGGCGCGCTGGGCGCCGTGGTGCTGGCCGACACGCGGCGGCTGGAGAGCTGCTTCCCGGCGGTGGACTTCTTCGAACAGCGCGGTCTGCCGTTCGTGGTCGGCGTCAACTGCTTCGACAACGCCTACCGGTACGGCACCGAAGAGGTCCGCGCGGCTCTCGAACTGGACGACACGGTCCCGATCCTGCTGTGTGACGCGCGTGATCGTGAATCGACGAAGCAGGTGCTGGTGATCCTGATGCAGCACGTGATGGCGAACGCGCGGCCGAACGCGTCACTGGAACCGACGCGTCCGGCGCCCGGCGGCTGGTGA
- a CDS encoding DUF742 domain-containing protein → MFPREDDTWFDDAAGPIARPYTITGGRTHAGDIDLQLLSLVVALPGLAEAATMAPEYARIVRLCQRPLSVAEVAAHLDLPVPIVKVLLADLVERGHVIYRTSQPINDTPDQHVLQAVLDGIRRL, encoded by the coding sequence ATGTTCCCGCGGGAGGACGACACCTGGTTCGATGACGCGGCGGGCCCGATCGCCCGGCCGTACACGATCACCGGCGGGCGGACGCACGCCGGCGACATCGACCTGCAGCTGCTGTCGCTGGTGGTCGCCCTGCCCGGGCTCGCCGAGGCGGCCACCATGGCGCCCGAGTACGCCCGGATCGTGCGGCTGTGCCAGCGGCCGCTGTCGGTCGCCGAGGTCGCGGCCCACCTCGACCTGCCGGTGCCGATCGTGAAGGTGCTGCTCGCCGACCTCGTCGAGCGCGGTCACGTGATCTACCGGACGTCCCAGCCCATCAACGACACCCCCGACCAACACGTACTCCAGGCGGTTCTCGATGGCATTCGCAGGCTCTGA
- a CDS encoding roadblock/LC7 domain-containing protein — translation MPNAGMNELDWLLDDLLQQVVGADRAVVLSADGLLIGRSTNLSEEDGEHLSAVASAFQSLAKGTGRHFGGGAVRQTVVEMDHAFLFVTTAGHGACLALLTAADVDMGLVAYAMNMMVKRVGAALSAAPRVEQQSAP, via the coding sequence ATGCCGAACGCGGGAATGAACGAACTGGACTGGCTCCTCGACGACCTCCTCCAGCAGGTCGTCGGCGCGGACCGGGCCGTGGTGCTGTCGGCGGACGGACTGCTGATCGGCCGGTCCACCAATCTGTCCGAAGAGGACGGTGAGCACCTCTCGGCCGTAGCGTCGGCGTTCCAGAGCCTCGCCAAGGGCACCGGGCGGCACTTCGGCGGCGGCGCGGTGCGCCAGACCGTCGTCGAGATGGACCACGCGTTCCTGTTCGTCACCACGGCCGGGCACGGCGCCTGCCTCGCGCTGCTGACCGCCGCCGACGTCGACATGGGACTCGTGGCGTACGCGATGAACATGATGGTGAAGCGGGTCGGTGCCGCGCTGAGCGCCGCACCACGGGTTGAGCAGCAAAGTGCACCATGA
- a CDS encoding sensor histidine kinase has product MLAIAIVPSVALLLAGVTLAGYLVVQAVEARTFATKVHDSAEPGALFFGAVRAERVLTLRTLASNAAPGADLVQARAKTDATSARMASVLQDMVDDAPESVRQSIAKTSANFAQLPELRQRVDSRQASPLEAYAFYNRIIDEFAAGLNGVAEGAPDAETAFLRVTAMPLFTAADAMSRGDALAAAGVAGRGLTEEEFRTYIGQIGAYHGELEVAAAQMIPSVRQKYEALLASPPWDTLSTVENAFLRGNQESLPVTEAQWRDAATQVGNALMGLYIEQSSNATNVGLESGDRTLVTSIIAGAAALLVSFAVFFVAWRLSNRLVRRLSRLREETLEAAETQLPDLVGRVRSGEAVDLDSEVSLLDHGEDEIGQVADAFNKAQQTAIAAAVDEAKTREGTKKVFLNIAHRSQVLVHRQLKALDEAERKQEDPDQLDMLFRLDHLSTRARRNAENLIILGGERPGRQWRNPVALADLVRGATGETEEYARVTVGRLPNVAISGPVVADLVHLLAELLDNATSFSPPTSRVEVFGDVVGKGVVIEIEDQGLGIEPDQADELNAMLHEPPDFSVMALSAEPRLGLFVVARLASRHGISVTLRDSAYGGTRAIVLVRSDLLAPVPQPEDSPPAEETLVPAQSVPAHRWPEEADTPPEPPSTNGHREEVAPRVDLFRPNVPVAPPEPQAPPQPPVRQHTPPQRPPLPSRPPLDSRPPLDSRMPVDTRPPQSRPPQQGGAISPDRPPLPRRRKQQSMAPQLRKEEQTATFGAAPDRSPAPDDSPEQARSRLSAFQQGTRRAREQDPSTTDILGEHT; this is encoded by the coding sequence GTGCTCGCGATCGCGATCGTGCCCAGTGTCGCCCTCCTGCTCGCGGGCGTCACGCTCGCGGGCTACCTGGTCGTGCAGGCCGTCGAAGCACGCACGTTCGCGACCAAGGTCCACGATTCGGCCGAGCCGGGCGCACTCTTCTTCGGTGCCGTGCGTGCCGAGCGCGTGCTGACCCTGCGCACATTGGCGAGCAACGCCGCGCCCGGCGCGGACCTCGTGCAGGCGCGCGCGAAGACCGACGCCACGTCCGCGCGGATGGCGTCGGTGCTGCAGGACATGGTCGACGACGCGCCGGAGTCGGTGCGCCAGAGCATCGCCAAGACCAGCGCGAACTTCGCTCAGCTGCCCGAACTGCGGCAGCGGGTCGACAGCAGGCAGGCTTCCCCGCTGGAGGCGTACGCCTTCTACAACCGCATCATCGACGAGTTCGCCGCCGGACTGAACGGTGTCGCCGAGGGCGCGCCGGACGCGGAGACCGCCTTCCTCCGCGTCACCGCGATGCCGCTGTTCACCGCGGCCGACGCGATGTCGCGGGGTGACGCGCTGGCGGCCGCCGGTGTCGCCGGTCGTGGGCTGACCGAGGAGGAGTTCCGTACCTACATCGGGCAGATCGGCGCCTACCACGGTGAGCTGGAAGTGGCCGCGGCGCAGATGATCCCGTCGGTGCGGCAGAAGTACGAGGCACTGCTGGCCAGCCCGCCATGGGACACGCTGAGCACCGTTGAAAACGCTTTCCTCCGCGGCAACCAGGAGTCGTTGCCGGTGACCGAAGCGCAGTGGCGCGACGCCGCGACCCAGGTCGGGAACGCGCTGATGGGCCTCTACATCGAGCAGAGTTCCAACGCCACCAACGTCGGGCTGGAAAGCGGTGACCGCACGCTGGTCACCTCGATCATCGCCGGCGCCGCCGCGCTGCTCGTGTCGTTCGCCGTCTTCTTCGTCGCGTGGCGCCTGTCCAACCGCCTCGTGCGGCGCCTGAGCCGCCTTCGCGAGGAGACGCTGGAGGCCGCCGAGACGCAGCTGCCCGACCTCGTCGGCCGGGTCCGCTCCGGTGAGGCGGTCGACCTCGATTCCGAGGTGTCGCTGCTCGACCACGGCGAGGACGAGATCGGTCAGGTGGCCGACGCGTTCAACAAGGCGCAGCAGACCGCGATCGCGGCCGCCGTGGACGAGGCCAAAACCCGTGAGGGCACCAAAAAGGTCTTCCTCAACATCGCCCACCGCAGCCAGGTGCTCGTGCACCGGCAGCTCAAGGCCCTCGACGAAGCCGAGCGCAAGCAGGAGGACCCGGACCAGCTGGACATGCTGTTCCGGTTGGACCACCTGTCCACCCGCGCCCGCCGCAACGCCGAGAACCTGATCATCCTCGGCGGCGAGCGGCCGGGACGGCAGTGGCGCAATCCGGTCGCGCTGGCCGACCTGGTGCGCGGCGCCACCGGCGAGACCGAGGAGTACGCCCGCGTCACGGTCGGCAGGCTGCCGAACGTCGCGATCAGCGGTCCGGTCGTGGCCGACCTGGTACACCTGCTGGCCGAGCTGCTCGACAACGCCACGTCGTTCTCGCCGCCGACCTCCCGGGTCGAGGTGTTCGGCGACGTCGTCGGCAAGGGCGTGGTCATCGAGATCGAGGACCAGGGTCTCGGGATCGAGCCGGACCAGGCCGACGAGCTGAACGCGATGTTGCACGAACCCCCGGATTTCAGCGTCATGGCGCTGTCCGCGGAGCCGCGCCTCGGCCTGTTCGTGGTCGCGCGGCTGGCGTCCCGGCACGGGATTTCGGTGACATTGCGGGATTCCGCCTACGGCGGGACGCGGGCGATCGTGCTGGTCCGCTCCGACCTGCTCGCCCCGGTGCCGCAGCCGGAGGACTCGCCGCCCGCCGAGGAGACGCTGGTGCCCGCGCAGAGCGTGCCCGCGCACCGCTGGCCCGAGGAGGCCGACACCCCGCCGGAACCGCCCAGCACCAACGGTCACCGCGAGGAGGTGGCGCCGCGGGTGGACCTGTTCCGCCCCAACGTCCCGGTCGCACCACCGGAACCGCAGGCACCCCCGCAACCGCCGGTCCGGCAGCACACCCCGCCGCAGCGCCCGCCGTTGCCGTCGAGGCCCCCGCTGGACTCCCGGCCGCCGCTGGACTCGCGGATGCCCGTCGACACCCGGCCGCCCCAGTCGCGGCCGCCGCAACAGGGAGGCGCGATCTCACCCGACCGGCCGCCGTTGCCGCGACGGCGGAAGCAGCAGAGCATGGCCCCGCAGTTGAGAAAGGAAGAGCAGACCGCCACCTTCGGCGCCGCACCGGACCGCAGCCCCGCGCCGGACGACAGCCCGGAGCAGGCCCGCAGCCGGCTCTCGGCGTTCCAGCAGGGCACTCGCCGCGCTCGTGAACAGGATCCGAGCACCACTGACATTCTGGGAGAGCACACGTGA
- a CDS encoding amidase yields MVLTAKALARAVRAGEMDPEHETGRVIAGIEAADRIVGAFRRVRSAEAVAEARAVRERGDLADLPLAGVPVAVKDVAEVAGETVTRGSRAGAGIPAGSDHFVVRRLRAAGAVIVGVTRVPELCIWPMTDSPEAVTRNPWAPEYTAGGSSGGSAAAVAAGLVPVAHGTDGLGSIRLPAAMCGLVGIKPGADVLAEDGWFGMSAHGSLATTAEDAALLLSVLADRPDLAEAGEPGHLRVAVSTEVPLTHAPVPRPLTAAVEHVADLLAASGHAVERARPRYGVEPLAGILERWFAGPAEQAEALDRSLLQPRTQRHVRIGHAVRKLVRPGTARRWIERAAEFFTAHDVLITPTLATLPPKAAEWHTRSCAANAVPSIALAGFTGLWNLAGYPAMSLPAGRHPNGLPIGIQLVAPPGGEARLLALAARLEALNPWQRLP; encoded by the coding sequence ATGGTGCTGACGGCGAAAGCGCTGGCCCGTGCGGTGCGGGCCGGGGAAATGGATCCGGAACACGAGACCGGGCGCGTGATCGCGGGAATCGAGGCCGCCGACCGGATCGTCGGAGCGTTTCGCAGGGTGCGCTCGGCGGAAGCGGTGGCCGAGGCCCGTGCGGTCCGGGAGCGCGGCGATCTGGCCGATCTGCCGCTGGCCGGGGTGCCGGTCGCGGTGAAGGACGTCGCGGAGGTCGCGGGCGAGACCGTGACGCGCGGATCGCGTGCCGGCGCGGGAATCCCCGCTGGTTCGGACCACTTCGTGGTGCGGCGGCTGCGGGCGGCGGGCGCGGTGATCGTCGGCGTCACGCGCGTACCGGAGCTGTGCATCTGGCCGATGACCGACTCCCCGGAGGCCGTGACACGCAACCCGTGGGCGCCGGAGTACACGGCGGGCGGTTCGTCCGGCGGGAGCGCGGCGGCGGTGGCGGCCGGACTGGTGCCGGTCGCGCACGGCACGGACGGCCTGGGCTCGATCCGGCTGCCCGCCGCGATGTGTGGTCTGGTCGGGATCAAGCCGGGCGCCGACGTGCTGGCCGAGGACGGCTGGTTCGGGATGTCGGCGCACGGCAGCCTGGCGACGACGGCCGAGGACGCGGCGTTGCTGTTGTCGGTGCTGGCGGACCGGCCCGATCTCGCGGAGGCCGGCGAGCCGGGGCACCTGCGGGTCGCGGTGTCGACGGAGGTGCCGCTGACGCACGCGCCGGTACCACGACCGCTGACGGCGGCGGTGGAGCACGTCGCGGACCTGCTGGCGGCGTCGGGCCACGCCGTCGAGCGGGCGCGGCCGCGCTACGGCGTCGAGCCGTTGGCCGGGATCCTGGAACGCTGGTTCGCGGGCCCGGCCGAACAGGCCGAGGCGCTGGACCGCTCGCTGTTGCAGCCACGCACGCAACGGCACGTGCGCATCGGGCACGCGGTGCGGAAACTGGTGCGCCCCGGAACCGCGCGACGCTGGATCGAGCGAGCGGCGGAGTTCTTCACCGCCCACGACGTCCTGATCACCCCGACACTGGCCACCCTGCCGCCGAAGGCCGCCGAGTGGCACACCCGGTCCTGCGCCGCGAACGCGGTGCCGTCCATCGCCTTGGCGGGCTTCACCGGTCTGTGGAACCTGGCGGGCTACCCCGCGATGTCCCTCCCCGCCGGCCGCCACCCGAACGGCCTGCCGATCGGGATCCAGCTGGTGGCCCCACCCGGCGGCGAAGCACGGCTCCTGGCGCTGGCCGCCCGGCTGGAGGCACTCAACCCCTGGCAGCGCCTCCCGTAA
- a CDS encoding cell division protein DivIVA, which produces MVPERDSLLPLRRDYNQVWHGFDRGQVLQYLDHVEANLRRVMADRDNAMSQANNLSRELEGARGEIARLRNRVEELKRPPERVEDLDERMQRTVELAEMRAEEITSRAQVAAEEHWSATTELSGKLRERYQGLLAELDTHGQALQAEHKRALEATKAEVERLTSEAARRRTQLDIDAERKRRTMQHDFEQSLASQRATLEKQVADQQTASKQQAERRIAEATAEAKRLVDEATAQARKLVSEATAKAEKREGEAKALVDRLTRVSTEVAGRLRKTDEVLARSQVSLEPLREESVVDMSRVVEVPAPEGQQTVPAVQPPVKPTGGAAPVAKPAGPADAAHKPPASATPAGPATSAAPKPAQPGGQKLPQPSGRKPSPSGDAKPTSTGNAKPSRNGDTKPAARPVTGKPPAALAGPAAQETPRPPKRK; this is translated from the coding sequence ATGGTTCCCGAGCGCGACAGCCTGCTGCCGTTGAGGCGCGACTACAACCAGGTGTGGCACGGTTTCGACCGCGGCCAGGTGCTGCAGTACCTGGACCACGTCGAGGCGAACCTGCGCCGGGTGATGGCTGATCGCGACAACGCGATGTCCCAGGCGAACAACCTGTCGCGCGAGCTGGAGGGCGCGCGTGGTGAGATCGCCCGCCTGCGCAACCGGGTCGAGGAGCTCAAGCGGCCGCCGGAGCGCGTCGAGGACCTGGACGAGCGCATGCAGCGCACGGTCGAGCTCGCCGAGATGCGGGCCGAGGAGATCACCTCGCGCGCGCAGGTCGCGGCGGAGGAGCACTGGAGCGCCACCACCGAGCTGTCCGGGAAGCTGCGTGAGCGGTACCAGGGTCTGCTGGCCGAACTGGACACGCACGGCCAGGCTCTGCAGGCCGAGCACAAGCGTGCCCTGGAGGCGACCAAGGCCGAGGTCGAGCGGCTGACGTCGGAGGCCGCGCGGCGGCGGACCCAGCTGGACATCGACGCCGAGCGCAAGCGCCGCACGATGCAGCACGATTTCGAGCAGTCCCTCGCGTCGCAGCGGGCCACGCTGGAGAAGCAGGTCGCCGACCAGCAGACGGCGAGCAAGCAGCAGGCCGAGCGGCGCATCGCGGAGGCGACGGCGGAGGCGAAGCGGCTCGTCGACGAGGCGACGGCGCAGGCCCGCAAGCTGGTCTCGGAGGCCACGGCGAAGGCCGAGAAGCGCGAAGGCGAGGCAAAGGCGCTGGTCGACCGGCTGACCAGGGTCAGCACGGAGGTCGCCGGACGGCTGCGCAAGACCGACGAGGTGCTGGCACGCAGCCAGGTCTCGCTGGAGCCGCTGCGGGAAGAGTCCGTCGTGGACATGAGCCGCGTGGTCGAGGTGCCCGCGCCGGAGGGTCAGCAGACGGTGCCCGCGGTGCAGCCCCCGGTGAAGCCGACGGGCGGTGCCGCCCCGGTGGCCAAGCCCGCCGGTCCGGCGGATGCGGCGCACAAGCCCCCGGCTTCGGCGACGCCGGCGGGCCCGGCGACGTCGGCCGCGCCGAAGCCCGCGCAGCCCGGCGGCCAGAAGCTCCCCCAGCCCAGCGGTCGGAAGCCTTCCCCGTCCGGCGACGCGAAGCCGACCTCCACCGGCAACGCGAAGCCCAGCAGGAACGGCGACACCAAGCCTGCCGCACGCCCCGTCACCGGGAAGCCGCCCGCCGCGCTCGCCGGCCCGGCGGCGCAGGAGACACCGCGGCCGCCGAAGCGGAAGTAG
- a CDS encoding SDR family oxidoreductase has protein sequence MTGYLVTGATGLIGRQFTPLLLARDDVDRVFLLVREKSRERLTGLVNAWPHPEKVTLVDGDIGREGLGVDEDTRDELRGAVTGLVHLAALYDLTADDATSVKANVDGTRHVLELAADIGAGCLHHVSSVAVAGDHEGVFTEDMFDTGQRLPTPYHRTKFEAERLVRQQSEVPWRVYRPAVVVGHSRTGEMDKIDGPYYLFPAISRLAALPNVPLAGPDLGDTNVVPVDYVARALLELVVKPGLDGRAFHLVSQEPQSVLSVYNAFARAAGAPTVDVELDRRLSRGLLKLVRLSEHVPGVTITRDAFLERLGIPAVLLDTLAFPSVFASSATRKELASSGIEVPRIEDYAATLWRYWREHLDPFRARKHGPRGQLDGRRVIITGASSGIGRATALKVAAEGGVPLLVARREAELEEVREEIIAAGGYASIYPADLTDEEAVRKIVDRMLSDHGRIDMLVNNAGRSIRRSIKLSFDRFHDYERAMAINYFGAVRLILAVLPHMAERKFGHVVNVSSIGVQGIAPRFSAYVASKAALDYFSKIAATETQGDGITFTTIHMPLVRTPMIRPTKIYDAFPTKSPDQAADMVLRALKTRPKHIGTPEGYLIQAAYTLVPGLVDTVAYEGYRVFPDSTAAGGSGELRIGKGERHLSRAANTLIKLTRGFHW, from the coding sequence ATGACCGGGTATCTCGTGACGGGCGCGACCGGGCTGATCGGCCGCCAGTTCACGCCGCTGCTGCTGGCGCGGGATGACGTCGACCGCGTGTTCCTCCTGGTCAGGGAGAAATCGCGGGAGCGGCTGACCGGCCTGGTGAACGCCTGGCCGCATCCGGAGAAGGTGACACTGGTCGACGGCGACATCGGCCGGGAGGGACTGGGCGTCGACGAGGACACGCGCGACGAGCTGCGCGGAGCCGTGACCGGTCTGGTCCACCTGGCCGCGCTCTACGACCTCACCGCCGACGACGCGACGAGCGTGAAGGCCAACGTCGACGGCACGCGCCACGTGCTCGAACTGGCCGCGGACATCGGCGCGGGCTGTCTGCACCACGTGTCGTCGGTGGCCGTGGCCGGCGACCACGAGGGCGTGTTCACCGAGGACATGTTCGACACAGGTCAGCGCCTGCCGACGCCCTACCACCGCACGAAGTTCGAGGCCGAGCGGCTGGTCCGGCAGCAGTCCGAGGTGCCGTGGCGGGTGTACCGGCCGGCCGTGGTGGTGGGCCACTCGCGGACCGGCGAGATGGACAAGATCGACGGCCCCTACTACCTGTTCCCCGCGATCAGCAGGCTCGCCGCGCTGCCGAACGTCCCGCTGGCCGGGCCGGACCTCGGCGACACGAACGTCGTCCCGGTCGACTACGTGGCCAGGGCACTGCTGGAACTCGTCGTCAAGCCCGGCCTCGACGGGCGCGCGTTCCACCTGGTCAGCCAGGAACCGCAGTCGGTGCTGTCGGTCTACAACGCCTTCGCCCGCGCGGCCGGTGCGCCGACCGTCGACGTCGAGCTGGACCGGCGCCTGTCCCGCGGCCTGCTGAAACTGGTCCGGCTGAGCGAGCACGTGCCCGGGGTGACGATCACCCGCGACGCGTTTCTGGAGCGACTGGGCATTCCGGCGGTCCTCCTGGACACGCTGGCCTTCCCGTCGGTCTTCGCGTCCTCGGCGACGCGCAAGGAGCTGGCGTCCAGCGGCATCGAGGTGCCGCGCATCGAGGACTACGCCGCCACGCTGTGGCGGTACTGGCGCGAGCACCTGGACCCGTTCCGCGCCCGCAAGCACGGGCCGCGCGGGCAGCTGGACGGCCGCCGCGTGATCATCACCGGCGCGTCGTCGGGCATCGGGCGGGCGACCGCGTTGAAGGTCGCGGCGGAGGGCGGTGTGCCGCTGCTCGTCGCCCGGCGCGAGGCGGAGCTGGAGGAGGTCCGCGAGGAGATCATCGCGGCGGGCGGGTACGCCTCGATCTACCCGGCCGATCTCACCGACGAAGAGGCCGTGCGCAAGATCGTCGACCGGATGCTGAGCGACCACGGCCGCATCGACATGCTGGTCAACAACGCCGGCCGGTCGATCCGCCGGTCGATCAAGCTGTCGTTCGACCGGTTCCACGACTACGAGCGCGCGATGGCGATCAACTACTTCGGCGCGGTGCGGCTGATCCTCGCGGTGCTGCCGCACATGGCGGAGCGGAAGTTCGGGCACGTGGTGAACGTGTCGTCGATCGGGGTGCAGGGCATCGCGCCGCGGTTCTCGGCCTACGTCGCGTCGAAGGCCGCGCTGGACTACTTCAGCAAGATCGCCGCCACCGAGACCCAGGGCGACGGCATCACGTTCACGACCATCCACATGCCACTGGTCCGGACGCCGATGATCCGGCCGACGAAGATCTACGACGCGTTCCCGACGAAGTCGCCGGACCAGGCGGCGGACATGGTGCTGCGGGCGCTCAAGACCCGCCCCAAGCACATCGGCACGCCAGAGGGGTACCTGATCCAGGCGGCGTACACGCTGGTGCCGGGCCTGGTCGACACCGTCGCCTACGAGGGTTACCGCGTCTTCCCCGATTCGACGGCGGCGGGCGGCAGCGGTGAACTACGCATCGGCAAGGGTGAGCGGCACCTGTCCCGCGCCGCGAACACCCTGATCAAGCTGACCAGGGGATTCCACTGGTGA
- a CDS encoding Bax inhibitor-1/YccA family protein yields MRSTSNPAFRNLPTGSAGHGSYGPNVGFNQPQGMPGYGMPSGYGTPQAPPTERPMTVDDVVIKTGLSLGTALVTGVLAAIYAMGQAGANNIGPIIGLMVGGMLVGLVLSLIMIFRQKPSGPMTLIYSAAEGVFLGAITGLFEFIYEGIALQAILGTAGVFITMLVVYKTGAVKVTPKLTKWIIGATAGVAILMLANLVLGLFGVNMGLRDGGALAIIFSLVVIGIAAFNFLLDFDMADQMIRQGMPAKWAWFAAFGLMTTLVWLYLEILRLLSYLQGND; encoded by the coding sequence GTGCGTTCCACAAGCAACCCAGCGTTCCGCAACCTGCCGACAGGCAGCGCGGGGCACGGCTCGTACGGGCCGAACGTAGGCTTCAACCAGCCGCAGGGCATGCCCGGTTACGGCATGCCGTCGGGCTACGGCACGCCGCAGGCGCCGCCCACCGAGCGTCCCATGACGGTCGACGACGTCGTCATCAAGACCGGGCTGAGCCTGGGCACCGCCCTCGTCACCGGCGTGCTCGCCGCGATCTACGCGATGGGGCAGGCCGGGGCGAACAACATCGGCCCGATCATCGGGCTGATGGTCGGCGGCATGCTCGTCGGCCTCGTGCTGTCGCTGATCATGATCTTCCGGCAGAAGCCCAGCGGCCCGATGACGTTGATCTACTCGGCCGCCGAAGGCGTGTTCCTCGGTGCGATCACCGGGCTGTTCGAGTTCATCTACGAAGGCATCGCGCTGCAGGCGATCCTGGGCACCGCGGGCGTGTTCATCACGATGCTGGTGGTCTACAAGACCGGCGCCGTGAAGGTCACCCCGAAGCTCACCAAGTGGATCATCGGCGCGACGGCCGGTGTCGCGATCCTGATGCTCGCCAACCTCGTCCTCGGCCTGTTCGGCGTGAACATGGGCCTGCGGGACGGCGGGGCGCTCGCGATCATCTTCAGCCTGGTCGTGATCGGCATCGCGGCGTTCAACTTCCTGCTCGACTTCGACATGGCGGACCAGATGATCCGCCAGGGCATGCCCGCCAAATGGGCCTGGTTCGCCGCGTTCGGCCTCATGACCACCCTGGTCTGGCTCTACCTGGAGATCCTCCGCCTGTTGTCTTACTTGCAGGGCAACGACTGA
- a CDS encoding LppU/SCO3897 family protein, which yields MSVPPPPAAPGGQPAPFGNQPPGQPGPGNQGGFGAPGQPGQFGPPPGQPGQPGQPGGFPPPGQPGQPGGFPPPGQPGAFGPPPGQPFGPPPGQPAKKNKLGWLRIVLPIVVVAIVGIVAIVNFVGSPDSAAVGDCLQVKTFSSSEEPSKIDCSDDGANVKIAAKLDSASADCPGENYDTYSVTGSSSYRLCLMINAREGDCFANMSSSTQDGYKRVPCTDPTAEIEFVKVVTGQAAESVCDAVDGSIPVVFPEPATTMCAVGKDGSSA from the coding sequence GTGAGCGTCCCCCCGCCGCCGGCTGCGCCTGGAGGGCAGCCGGCGCCGTTCGGCAACCAGCCTCCCGGCCAGCCCGGCCCCGGAAACCAGGGCGGCTTCGGCGCGCCCGGCCAGCCCGGCCAGTTCGGCCCGCCGCCGGGTCAGCCGGGCCAGCCGGGCCAGCCCGGCGGGTTCCCGCCCCCGGGCCAGCCGGGGCAGCCCGGTGGGTTCCCGCCGCCCGGCCAGCCCGGCGCCTTCGGCCCGCCCCCGGGTCAGCCGTTCGGCCCGCCGCCCGGTCAGCCCGCCAAGAAGAACAAGCTGGGCTGGCTGCGGATCGTCCTGCCGATCGTCGTCGTCGCGATCGTCGGCATCGTGGCCATCGTGAACTTCGTCGGATCCCCCGACTCCGCCGCGGTCGGCGACTGCCTGCAGGTCAAGACGTTCTCCAGCAGCGAGGAACCGAGCAAGATCGACTGCTCGGACGACGGCGCGAACGTCAAGATCGCCGCCAAGCTCGACAGCGCGTCCGCCGACTGCCCCGGCGAGAACTACGACACCTACAGCGTCACGGGCAGCAGTTCCTACCGGCTCTGCCTCATGATCAACGCCAGGGAGGGTGACTGCTTCGCGAACATGAGCAGCTCCACCCAGGACGGCTACAAGCGCGTCCCGTGCACCGACCCCACGGCCGAGATCGAGTTCGTGAAGGTCGTCACCGGACAGGCCGCGGAGTCCGTGTGTGACGCCGTGGACGGGAGCATCCCCGTCGTCTTCCCCGAGCCCGCGACCACGATGTGCGCGGTCGGCAAGGACGGTTCGAGCGCCTGA